A window of Pristis pectinata isolate sPriPec2 chromosome 18, sPriPec2.1.pri, whole genome shotgun sequence genomic DNA:
ggtgtggtctccccAACATCCTATACaaatgtaacatgatgtcccaacacttgaactcagtgcctggactgatgaagccaagcatgctGTACATCTTCCCTACCTTGTCTACCCATGtcgcctctttcagggaactatgtacttgtagccctaggtctttctgttctacaacactccccagggccctgtcagtCATCGTTTAGgtcctgctctggtttgactttcaaaatgcatcatttcgcaAATGTCAGagctaaactccatttgctattcctttgcccactttcccagttgatcttgatTCTGTTGttaccttaaacaaccttctccactgtccactataccaccaattttggtctcatccgcaaacttgctaatcgtgctacctacattctcgtccaaatcattcataccaatgacaaacagcaggggacccagcaccaatccctgcggcacaccactggtcacagacttccaatttgAAAATACTTTACATTTTATACACGTTCTGCATCAATGAAGCTCTGACTGCTTCACATAATCGCAgattagaaatttacagcactaAATTAATCAATGGTGTCCGTACCAGCGAGGAAAAACGTCTACTTGGACTACTCCCTCTTCCCTGCTCCCAACGTACCACTCTGAGGGCTGAAGCACATCAGGTACTCATATGTTCTTTGTAAAGTGCGTTGAGGGTTTTTAGCTTCCATCACTTTCAGGCAGCGTGTTTCACAACAAAAAGAAATCCTCAAATTTCCTCTAACCCTACCAATTCCCTTTCGTCCAAGTACCTTGGTCATTGATCTCTCTGCTAAGAGAAACAGATCTTTTCTGTTCACTTTGTCTTAGCTTCTCATAATTATGCATCTTAATTaaatttcccctctcccatcattgTTCCAAATAAATAAATCCAACCTGGacaatctcccctcataactaATTCTCCATCCTCATGGATCTCCTTTGCACTCCTGTGTTCGACATcctgtggtggccagaactgtacgcagAACTCTAGTTGTGCTCTAGCTGGTTATTTTACCCTTTTCTAGCCGGCATGGGCCAGCTCCTATTTAGGAGAGTCAAAGAGAACAGATTACATATGTTACTTACCAATGACTGTTACCTTTTCCTGGTTGTGATCAGAGAAAGTTAACACAGCATTTAGCCATTCTAGCTGCTCTTGACTGAAGCCTCCATTAAATCCCAAAAAGCGTAGATTCAGTCCAACGAGGCCTGAAAAAAGGAATTATTGCACAGATTGATATACTGTAGCAATGCTACATACAGCCTTAAATTTGTTGCAAATATTTATATTTAAGGGTGTATGTATAAATATATTTATACATACACCCTTAAATTTGttgcaatttttatttcctttttcggAGTTGTCCATTTTGTACTCTTCTAAGCTAATTGAATTATTACAGAAAATATTTCCAACACCAGTTCCAAATGAATGATGCATCAATTTTTGCAACATGTCATGGAGAATGTAAAATTGCATGGTTATTCTCTAAAAGCAAATTCGTGTCACAGACCAAATAATCTTCTTTGGCAGTGTCATAGTTGTACAGGTTGGTAATACTGGAATTCAATTCTGAGTCTAGAAATAAATTCTTAAATCATTCTAACTTTGCGTGTGGTTTATAGTGGTAATGAAATCTTTCAATTAGCTTTTAGGTAATTATTATTGTGGaaatgtttgtaaaattatgCACCAGATTGCCTTTCCTAACCATATTATTACTAGCCATGTACAACTGCACTAATCATGAAAATTAAAGGGCCTCAAGAAAATGAAATACAGGTCAGCAGTGTGAACTCATGGATAAATCTTGTACAAACCAAATACGTTCCAGGATTTTACATTTCACAATCAAAGGGAAATATAAAATATAGAAATTGGGAAAATTGACAGGTatagttttaattaaaataaagacatTCATGAAATACCAGCCTCATGACATTACTTCCTCATTTACATGCAATTAGTCTGTACAGCATTGACTTATACCAGGTAATCCTTGCCTCTGCAGCTGTACAGGCTTTCCTTAAACTGCAACCATACTAGCATTTCAACATGATCTAATTTTTCCCTTCCATTCTCTGGGGATAGCCTTCAGTACTAATAACTTGCACATTGGGAAACTAGTAGTTAACTGCTACAACCTTACCACAATATTTGATTGAACAAGAGAATCTCTGGTATTGTTGCAAACACAAGATTAAGACAGTATGTGACATtgaaagaaagcaaaaattaaaTACATCAGAGTATGCAAATATAAATTGGATGCAATTTATTAAAGCCTAcacattttgctttcatttatgTATCTCAGTTTTATATTGCTGTCTGTGTAAACTATTCACAGTGTAATTATGTTCACCTTCCACTCCTGCCATGCAAGTGTCAAAAGAGAAGCATTTTCCATGTCCTATTCCAATTTAAATGTGGCCAAGCAACATGTGAAATGGGAAAATTAGACAGGAAGCACAGACAAAGTAAAATAGTTAAACAAGTGAAGTACAAAGTAAAGATTTACCTTCAGGACTATTGGGGTTTTCATTTTTGTTGTTTGATTTCAGTATCTGAACTGAATTATTGTGTTTCTTACTGCTCTTTCTCCTTCCGAGAATGCTGAGATCATATGCATCAGTTATTATAAATCGAAACCTTGGAAAAGGACTAAAATGGTAGCCATAAAATGCTTCAGAATCATCAGGGTTAATCTCAGTTTTAATACTGGAACTAGGTATGTTACCAGATACTACGTCACCCTCCAGGTGCTTACTATTGAGAGCCGATTTAAGTAATTGTTTCCTGTCAAAGTTGTAAAATTCATGGTTTCCCCAGACATGGTGCACTGGAGACACACAGTTTGTAAACTCATTTATTACTGTTTGAAGTGCTTCTTCTGAAGCCTTTATCTGTGAATTGCATCCATCAATTATATCACCGAGCTGCAGAATAAACTTGGGAGTGATAGGCTCTTCATTCCATTCTTTGATAGCACTGCGCAACAAACAGAGGCTGTTTCTATAGTAACGTTCTCTTGTCCTTGCATAATTTAGGCCATTCTGTACATTTGCATATTGAATGTCTGCTATGACTCCAAAAGTAAAGTACGGgttattttcagctgcttcagtctccattattttaaatacttcactTCCACATGTCCACCACCTAAGAAAAAAGTAATGTGAAAATAGTGATTTGGATTTAACATCAAATAGGGTATCAACTGTAGTGTAAAGTCACAGCAGTCTGGAGAACCTCAAAATTACACAACATTATTTGATTCTGGTGAGACACTTTGTGCTACACTAGGCAGATCCAAAGTGCTGCTCAGAGCATTACCCCCAGCgcgtgctgcccccgggaggactgcgctggggacgagacggtcgcccacatctttgcgggctgtgggtttgcgaggagggtgtggcgaaagatgcaggggtccttgtcacgtttcatccccagcagcagcgtaacagaggattctctgatctacgggctgttcccggggacgcacacagagacggaTATCAaccgctgctggaaggtcatcaactcggtgaaagacgccctttggtctgcccgaaatttgttggtctcccagcactgcgagatgtccgtaggggaatgctgccgactggcacattccaggctgcaggagtacgtgctgagggacacactgaagctggggaaggacgacagtttagggttcttctgccacaggagaaggaggggcggggtcaggcgaggaagcccctcaaatgttgtaaatatgggattggggtatcaccccagggagccacacgtgtggcatcggtgctgtgttttttatatgtaaaaaggtaacactaagaattgttGAAGGATAAATTTCAGTGATGGTGACGCACACAATTCCCATATAGATATCTTGTATATCACGATGGAATTGTCTACAAGAGCAGAGGGGAAAAATTGGTTTAAATTTCATCTTAAGCACAATTATAGACCACTCTCTGGACCATTAGGCTAAAAAAATTCACTCAAACCTCTGGAAAGGGATGAACACAAAACTTCTGACTCAACTGGGAGAGATATGCACTAAGCCACAGACAGACAATCTCATGGCACCTATAGTCAGTGGAGTAATAACGTTTACCTCTGATCCACTTTATTTGAGGCAAAGACTTAAGGGCGGTacattggcacagctagtaaCTCTGCTGCttcacaacaccagcaacctgggttcaatcctgacctctggtgatgtctacatggagtttataTGTCCTCACTGAGACAGTACAAGGtgtcctcccaccttccaaaaatatgcagattggtaggttagttgaccgCTGTCAATTAATCTacttagtatgtaggtgagtgatagaatctagagggaaattgatgggaatattggaagaataaaatgggttagggtaagatTGGCGTAAAAATGGGCGCTGCTCAGTggtcccgtttctgtgctgtatgactcaatgatttaTCTTAGTGTTCTGAGTGAACCAACAGTCTTTTGTGTAACAACTTACTCAGTAAACAGTTTCTAGTATTTGAAGAGCAAAGGGAACAAAGCACAGCAAGCAGTGCACTTTCTGCAGATGCTTCCGTCTCTCTGCCTGCCAGTATCTATCTCACCCACCCACtgacactcactctctcacacactcactcactcactctctctctctctctctctctctctcagcagtGCGGGCACCAGGTCTGGTGGGCAGAGGGTTCACCCACTCCGGCTGGGAAGAGAATGGCCACCACAAGCAGCCCCCTCTCTCAAATGCAAGAGGTTCTGCTGCAGGCGGTGCGCCCCGGAGCCCAGCACCGTCGCCACCCCGATGCAGTGGGGCAGAGCCACCCCGCCTCACTCACCTGGAGCTCAGCCGGACCACCATCTATCTCCCGGGTCACTTCCGGCACCGACTGCCGTCCTGCGCGACGTCAGTCCCTGCAATGTCTCTCTGGGTACAGCTGGAGCCCGTCCGCCACTTCCGGGTGTGACTGGTTATTTCTGGGAATAATGTTGTTTTTGGCCCTTTTCTGCCCATGTTTCTGGTGGCGGAATGTGGCGAACGTTTCTGGGAATAATGATTCACTGCATATTTTTTattaatgtgttgctaatggtgaCTTTTGGGTTCAGTTATTAATTAAACGTTACTTCTGGGAATATGTGGTTAATGACGATGTCAGATGACGAACGGCAGCAAGTAATCGTTTCTGGTTTATGTTTTTTCAGGGGATGGTTAATGACTGTTTCTGGTGGCGGCTGGTTCCTGCAGCTTTGTCTGGGAAGTTAACcccgattttaaaaaaataatggctATTCCTGGCGAAAGGTGAAAGTTAGTAGTTAGTTCTGAGCATAATGAGTTAATTACAACTTTTAAGAATGGTAAAGTAATGAATAATCCCGTGATTACTTGGTTAATAGTTACTTCTGGGAATTGATAGCAAATGGCTATTTCTGGGTTAGGTGGAAACTATTTTTTGTGTTAGCTGGTTAATGGTATCCCATGATTTAATTGGCAGTTTATGGTCATTTCAGGACACAGCTATTTTGGGGATTAGTTAGCTCTTCTTCCTCGCCTATTTGGGTAATAATGGAATTTTGATGTACTTTTTCGCATTGGACAATTCTGCAGTTCTACACTTTTTGTTTGCA
This region includes:
- the adprm gene encoding manganese-dependent ADP-ribose/CDP-alcohol diphosphatase, encoding MVVRLSSRWWTCGSEVFKIMETEAAENNPYFTFGVIADIQYANVQNGLNYARTRERYYRNSLCLLRSAIKEWNEEPITPKFILQLGDIIDGCNSQIKASEEALQTVINEFTNCVSPVHHVWGNHEFYNFDRKQLLKSALNSKHLEGDVVSGNIPSSSIKTEINPDDSEAFYGYHFSPFPRFRFIITDAYDLSILGRRKSSKKHNNSVQILKSNNKNENPNSPEGLVGLNLRFLGFNGGFSQEQLEWLNAVLTFSDHNQEKVTVIGHLPVHPDSTDPMCVAWNYTEMLSMLHAHTSVICFIAGHDHDGGYCLDECGIHHLTFEGVIETSPESQAFGTVRVYEDRMILEGRGRIPRRVLWYRKR